In Carassius auratus strain Wakin chromosome 20, ASM336829v1, whole genome shotgun sequence, the genomic stretch CTGAATATTAACTGGACTAGCAGAGCGAGTTGCCACAACACTTTTAATCTCCATAGGAAGAGAGATTCCCGGTGCTACCACGTCGATAGAGTCTGGAGCTGGGGATGCAGCCAAGCGGGATAATGCATCTGCATTTCTATTACACACACCTGGGCGGTActcaattttaaaatcaaaaagagCCAGCTGTGCCACCCAGCGTTGTTCTACTGCCCCCAACTTGGCCGTCTGCAAATAACAAAGGGGGTTGTTATCAGTCAGAACAGTGAACCTTCCGCCTAGAAGGTAATCTCGAAATTTGTCTGTCACGGCCCACTTAAGGGCCAACAACTCAAGCTTCATGGCTGAATAATTGTTCATATTTCGTTCAGTTGGTCGCAACCCCCTACTAGCATAAGCTACTGGCCGCCGCTGTCCCTCCCCCTGCTCTTGGGACAAAACGGCACCCAGCCCGAGCCCACTCGCATCTACCTCAAGAACAAAAGGCTTACTGAAGTCTGCATAGCCCAAAACAGGTGCACTTATCAGCTTTTCTTTTAGTACCTCAAAAGACTTTTCACAGCCCCAGTCCCAGTGGTCCCGCAAAGAGGCATTAAACCCTGCTCGTTTCTTCCTTGGAGCTGGCTGTAATTTTGCTACCAACTTATGCAGAGGGGCTGCATATCTCGCAAACCCCTCTACAAAGCGCCTATAATATGATGCAAACCCAAGAAAAGAGCGCAATTCTGTGATGGTAGCTGGCACTTTCCAGTCCCTAACCACACTGATTTTGTCTGGGTCGGTTGCGACtcctgaagctgaaataatgtgtcCCAAGAACTTCACCTCAGACTGAAAGAAATGGCACTTCCCCAAATTGAGCTAGAGGCCATGGGAGGTCAACCTACCCAACACGAGTTCCAGTCGTTCCAGATGTTGCTGGAACGTGGATGAAAATACCACCACATCATCAAGATACAAAAGAAGGGTATGGAAACGCTGATCTCCAAAGATCCTTTCCATTAGCCTCTGGAACGTTCCCGGTGCATTGCACAAACCAAATGGCATCCTCTGGAACTCAAAGAGACCAAATGGAGTGCAAAATGCTGTTTTTGCCCTGTCCTTTTCTGCCACAGATACCTGATTATAACCACTTGCCAGATCGAGAGTGGAAAAAAAACAAGCACCTGAAAGGGCATCCAAGGATTCCTCAATCCGAGGCAATGGAAAGGCATCTTTTCTAGTTTTCGCATTCAATTGCCTATAATCAACGCATAAACGGATAGACCCATCCTTCTTTTGAACTACAACAATGGGTGAAGAATAGGGGCTACAGCTGGGTTTCACCACTCCCTGTTCCAACAACTCTTGAATGTGTGTCTTCACAACATCATACTGCGATGGTGGCAGTCTACGGTAGCGTTGCCGCACCGGCGTCTCATCCACTAATGGAATCTCATGTTCAATAAGGTCTGTACAACCCAACTCCCCTTCCCCACAACTAAAAGCTGCACTATGCTTTTGAAGTAAGGACTTAGCCTCTTGCTGCTCTACGTCTGTCAGGTTAGGCCAGATAGTGTCGGTGAGACCAGGAAGATAGGAGGCGCTGACCTCCATAGACTGAATAACAGTAACAGGGCCCTGACTACCATCTTCTTCCTGAAAACTAATGGACTTAACCGAACATAACTCTATCATATGCAATTGACCCAAGATGGTACGTGGTCTTATCCACCGATCCTCATTTCCCACATTGACTACCGGCACATCAACTGTGCCATCACCCATGGGGAGTAAAGAACTAGGAATGAGCAAATCTGGTGGCAACTGCCCCCCTACTTGTCCTGGTTCTATAAATACAGAGGGAATCAAGGGGCACAGCCCCTGCCTGCATAAAGCTGGAATTAGCTTCATAGATCCAGCAGGCACAAGAATGGAAGAGCCTGGAGGGGTGGAGACCTGACCCAAGAAACCAGAATTTGACAGATCTTCAAAGCGTTGACACGCCAACAGAGCATGTTTCCAAATCGCAGGAACATCTGAAGAAGGAGAAGCAAACAAACCCCTGCTCCCTTGACAGAACATTTCTCGCAGACAGCAACGAAGCACATTCATTCCGATAAGCCCTGGAACaacgttttttttgtttcttgacCCAGAATCCGGTGGGTCATGAACGACCAATATGCCCATGGAGGGAAGCACCCTACCCAGGACTTCTATGTCCAGTTCTAAATAGCCTCGGTAAGGGATATCCAACCCATTAGCTGCTCTTAACTGCAGCCATCCACAGGAGCGTAGCTGGTCATGCCCCTGAACTTGGAAATGCGCTTTAAAAAAAGACTCTGTGATGGTAGATACCATAGACCCAGTGTCAACAAGACACGCGATAGGCACTCCTCCTATCTTAATGTCGGCCACCGGGCACTGCCCTATAAGTACGGAATGAGAAGATGGTATGGGGAGGAAAGAACCTGAGCCTGTTGAGGACCCGTCTAGTGCTTGGCTCCATACACTAGAGGGTGCTAGTTTCCCTGCAACCCAGCGGATTGAACATCAACTACATTAACTGCCCTCTGTCCGGAGTCACTCCGTACCTGCCGTCCCTGCCAACGGACTGTCAAACAGTCCCTTGCCATATGACCAGCCTGATCACACTTTAAGCAAATAGGCCGACCATCAGCTTCAAATCTGTAACGCCGGGGTGGATTATTTGGCCTGCTATTGGGATTGGAATTCACCGGTCCAGAGGACAAATGTTTTAGAATGGTGTCCAATTGAGTTTGCTGCCTACGCAAACAATCTTTAAGTTCAACCAATTCGTTTTTTGGTGTGGCAGCTACAGCCTGGGTCTCTGCTCCCCATTCCCCTACTGCCCCGGGACTAGCATCACAAGAGAAAGCCCTAGCACGCACTGGGCGGGCCCCCTCCCCATCGTCAACCCAACGGAATGACTCTCTACGCACATCCAAAAAACGCGAGCCCGGATAGAGGCGAATAAACTGTTTTAATTCCCTGCGCAACATTTTGTCTCGAACATTTTCCACAAACTGATCACGGAGAACAGAGTCAGGATTAGAAATAGCATTTGAATTTTTACGCTGACAAATTTCCATTAGGACCATTAATGAATGGGAAAATTCACGCAATGTTTCTCCCTCACGCTGGCGACATTGGAAAAACTTTTGTTGGGCCTCAATATAGGTGTACGCAACCAAAAGTCtctaataatattgaaaaaattcTCTCAGGGTCAGCCCTGTCAGTAGCTGAACGAAGTTTAATCTCTAATTTAGCCTCCCCCTCAAGAAGATCATATACAAAATATGCCTGTTCACTGGGGGACATATGTCTAGCCTGTAAGCATTTACGAACCTCTTCAACCCATTCCTCCACAGGAGGACATTCTGGACCTGGACTACCAGAAAATTTGGGATATTTACGTTCCCTTGGCACATAGACATACCTCATACCAGATGAACCTGGCACTGACCGACTCGGTTCTCCCTGATCTGGATCTACTGGGGGCACTACATTTCCCTGCCGAAGTCTTTCATTATCTGCTTGAAGTCGTTGAATCTGCTCCGTTAAGAGTCTAACCTGGTCTTCCATGACCTATGATATTTGGGtagaatgaaaaaacaaaaagacagttAAATTTGAAACAAACCACTTATTGCTTACAACATCACCATCCCGGACCTTTCCTCAGCTACTGTTTTACCTGTAAATCAACAACTTTAGTTAAtcgccaccaaaaaaaaaaaaaaaaaaacatacacaaaaacaaaattcacAGGTCTTACACCAGTCCCACTTcgaccctgccgactacgccaaatgtGACCCCTAGGGGCGTCAATTTGTATATCTAGAGTAGAAAACCCCAAACAGCACTCCCCTGCAAGCTATTTGAACAGGTTATCTCCAATGAAGGGATAAAAATGGGACTGATGTACTCAATTTTATTAAACACTAGACAATACAATGATTGGCAATCAGAGCAGACAGATGTTTCCCATAGGTAACAGTGAACAATTCTACAATAGATTAATCACAGTGAATAAAAGGTCTCATAATAAATGAGTTACAAGATATAAAAATCTACAATGCCTAAACTACAGTGAATAAAGTCAGATATATAGGTACGGTTCACATACACTCCAACACTGCAAGAAACACTTCAAACAAAATTGGCCATACGTACATTAACACAGCATTTCACACTTCACACCAGTAAACATTGCAAGATGGACACGGTCCCTAGAGGAAATATTGCACAATGCCCATGGCCAAAGGTTGAATAATGACAATTGccaaacagacacacatatgaaaaaatacaaaatgaaacacGATTATTAAACCCAGGAAAAACAGTAGCTAGTGGCCGACGAAGGCAATCCTCCTATaatcacaaacaaatattttatgatcacattataacattttaaaacattaagtctaagaaaggattaaaaaaaagaaaacttacatTTCTTTTGACACCAGCCCAAATCAGTAAGAACTATATACTCTTTAACAATAAAGTTAAACGGCATGAATGATTAATGGACACTCTCCTCGATGTTACTCGTTACTTCAAACCCCATGTAGAATCA encodes the following:
- the LOC113121290 gene encoding uncharacterized protein LOC113121290 gives rise to the protein MVSTITESFFKAHFQVQGHDQLRSCGWLQLRAANGLDIPYRGYLELDIEVLGRVLPSMGILVVHDPPDSGSRNKKNVVPGLIGMNVLRCCLREMFCQGSRGLFASPSSDVPAIWKHALLACQRFEDLSNSGFLGQVSTPPGSSILVPAGSMKLIPALCRQGLCPLIPSVFIEPGQVGGQLPPDLLIPSSLLPMGDGTVDVPVVNVGNEDRWIRPRTILGQLHMIELCSVKSISFQEEDGSQGPVTVIQSMEVSASYLPGLTDTIWPNLTDVEQQEAKSLLQKHSAAFSCGEGELGCTDLIEHEIPLVDETPVRQRYRRLPPSQYDVVKTHIQELLEQGVVKPSCSPYSSPIVVVQKKDGSIRLCVDYRQLNAKTRKDAFPLPRIEESLDALSGACFFSTLDLASGYNQVSVAEKDRAKTAFCTPFGLFEFQRMPFGLCNAPGTFQRLMERIFGDQRFHTLLLYLDDVVVFSSTFQQHLERLELVLGRLTSHGL